From a single Flavobacteriales bacterium genomic region:
- a CDS encoding zinc metallopeptidase produces MMGAYLIGMVIMGISWLIGKQLRDRFARYSKTPLRNNMSGAEIAEKMLRDNGISNVKVISVKGQLTDHYDPTNRTVNLSDAVYNARNAAAAAVAAHECGHAVQHAQAYQWLAMRSKLVPAVSFASQWVQWVLLAGLFLANSLGTGLLMVGIVLFSLTTLFSIITLPVEYDASNRALAWMKNNNVVNQGEYAMSADALKWAARTYLVAAIGSIGTLLYYVMIYMGRRN; encoded by the coding sequence ATGATGGGCGCGTATTTGATCGGTATGGTCATAATGGGGATCAGCTGGTTGATCGGTAAGCAATTGCGTGATCGTTTCGCCAGGTATTCAAAAACACCGTTGAGAAACAACATGTCCGGAGCGGAGATCGCTGAAAAAATGCTACGTGATAACGGGATCTCGAATGTTAAAGTGATCAGCGTAAAAGGTCAACTTACCGATCACTATGACCCAACGAACCGTACAGTAAATTTGAGTGATGCGGTATATAATGCTCGAAATGCAGCAGCAGCAGCAGTTGCAGCGCATGAATGCGGGCATGCCGTTCAGCATGCACAAGCGTATCAATGGTTGGCAATGCGAAGCAAGCTTGTACCAGCAGTAAGTTTTGCATCGCAATGGGTTCAATGGGTCCTTTTGGCTGGTCTGTTCCTTGCCAATTCCTTGGGCACCGGTCTGTTGATGGTCGGGATCGTTCTATTCTCACTCACTACGCTCTTCAGCATTATTACGCTGCCGGTGGAATACGACGCAAGTAACCGGGCACTGGCATGGATGAAGAACAACAACGTGGTTAATCAAGGCGAGTACGCCATGTCCGCCGATGCCTTGAAATGGGCCGCAAGAACATATTTGGTTGCAGCGATCGGTAGTATTGGCACTTTGCTGTATTACGTCATGATCTATATGGGTCGAAGGAATTGA
- a CDS encoding PKD domain-containing protein, with product MILLLVGSGASATHMSGGEIYWECIGPNQFRIKLVVYRDCAGINVDPSYNLQLTSPCGNRTLTVTTPGGVEISQLCNIELPNSTCSGGTLPGIQQYEYTGTITLPPCDSWSITWTNIYRNNAIVNLTNPGTREMYIEGVLNSAAAPCNDSPTFTNTAIPYVCLGFPVSFSYGAFDPEADSLSYSLIGARMLNAAPVPYTAGNSDTAPIPGITLNPATGLINFTLNVAGNWVVVVLVTQYDANGNVIGTIMRDMQFVAYPCSNIPPDAATGLVTNLTGTAILTGPRAVTVCESGDFCYDMVITDANAGDLLTATTNLQQNLPGATISYSGTNPITAHVCWNAQANTAGFYAYIVTVNDGACPIPAIQTYVYTVRVLAGLAATITTTDEACTGTADGTATTSIVTGSPPYTYSWSNGATTSSITAGPGIYSVTISDGNNCVSHVLTGTIGTIGLPNSANAGPDLIGCTDELPVQLSGSVVNATGGTWSGGAGTITGPWGTAQYQPTPQEIAAGSVQLTLTTTGNSTCPPGSDMVTISLPNSFASQSISGTNTLCYGGTGGTASFSPNNAGFIYAWNDPQQQTTATATGLAMGDYTVSVTDTYGCSTQMSITLSQPAALAIANISSTAVTCTGAGNGSATVTPSGGTPPYTYLWSTGATTVTTVAGVGTHTVSVSDANNCTPVTAQVDVTATGSPNAANAGPDLIGCMGAPPIQLTGSVINATGGFWSGGTGIINGSGMTASYAPSNNDVIAGGVDLYLTTTGNISCPPDVDTIHIALSNSYLNTQLTSSAALCNAVSNGTIAVTPTLPGLTYQWNDAAQQTAAIATGLAAGTYTVLITDQLGCDSSFSATITEPTTLTIPLINSVNVTCPGGSNGSATVTISGGTPPYSTLWSTGATSNTITGLMTGNFGVIVTDGNGCTAQSSITIAEPPPIILTAQVPNTVCVNSIVQLIAQASGGTGDLSYNWNGLGYNDTINVAFSISQTISVTVTDQAGCSGPTVTLPVSVLDLSTATLTTYGDTTVCSGGTGSIGAALSNYPGSYVLSWTELGTNSAGPFTVPITENSVQHVVVTDQCGNTLSGSVSLQIETPPNVELPPIIAEACAPYTTHFPNLQLGNVTVLWDLGNGSTSNQVSPAVNYPPGTYQVSLTVTTPLGCTATSPAYGQVIMHAPPTAAFTASSWEVDFDNALIQFTDQSAGTITDYAWTFGDGGTSEQASPAHNYGEPGYFQVELFVEDQNGCTSIADHTIHITPVYDIVIPTAFTPNPNGSAGGQWVTGDLSNDVFYPFVRFVDEFNMRVFNRWGELIFESDDLKIGWDGFYRGEMCPQDMYVVQTWYKFLDGKEIKKLSDLTLIR from the coding sequence TTGATCTTGTTATTGGTTGGTTCAGGAGCCAGCGCGACGCACATGTCCGGTGGTGAGATCTACTGGGAGTGCATAGGGCCAAATCAGTTCAGGATCAAGTTGGTGGTTTACCGGGATTGCGCTGGTATCAACGTGGACCCAAGCTACAATCTACAGCTCACTAGTCCTTGCGGTAACCGAACATTGACCGTAACGACCCCGGGCGGTGTGGAAATATCCCAGCTCTGCAATATAGAACTACCAAATAGTACCTGCAGTGGCGGCACGTTACCAGGCATTCAGCAATACGAGTACACCGGCACGATCACGCTTCCGCCGTGTGATTCATGGAGCATAACATGGACCAACATATACCGGAACAATGCCATTGTGAATCTTACGAATCCCGGAACTCGGGAAATGTACATAGAAGGTGTGCTTAACAGTGCTGCTGCTCCGTGTAACGATTCGCCGACGTTCACGAACACGGCAATACCGTATGTATGTCTCGGTTTTCCAGTATCCTTCAGTTACGGAGCATTCGACCCTGAAGCCGACTCACTGAGCTATTCATTGATCGGAGCACGCATGTTGAATGCCGCACCCGTGCCATACACCGCCGGCAATTCAGATACTGCCCCAATACCTGGCATTACGCTGAATCCAGCCACTGGCCTGATCAATTTTACGTTGAATGTTGCCGGTAACTGGGTAGTAGTGGTGCTTGTTACCCAATACGACGCAAACGGGAATGTGATCGGTACCATCATGCGTGATATGCAATTCGTGGCTTACCCGTGTTCCAACATTCCACCGGATGCCGCTACAGGTCTGGTCACAAACTTGACTGGTACCGCCATACTAACAGGACCTAGGGCAGTAACGGTCTGTGAATCGGGCGATTTCTGTTATGATATGGTGATCACAGATGCGAATGCGGGAGATCTTCTTACGGCAACGACCAATCTACAACAGAACCTTCCGGGAGCTACGATCTCATATTCGGGGACGAATCCTATAACAGCACACGTTTGTTGGAATGCACAAGCAAATACGGCTGGATTCTACGCTTACATCGTAACGGTGAATGACGGAGCTTGTCCAATTCCAGCCATTCAGACCTACGTCTATACAGTGAGAGTACTTGCAGGGTTGGCAGCGACGATAACCACAACAGATGAAGCGTGTACAGGAACAGCAGATGGAACAGCGACCACAAGCATTGTCACTGGCTCCCCGCCATACACGTATTCATGGAGCAATGGCGCCACAACGTCTTCAATTACGGCTGGTCCTGGAATCTATTCAGTTACGATCAGTGATGGAAATAACTGTGTTTCCCACGTACTAACTGGAACTATTGGGACCATCGGACTCCCGAATTCGGCCAATGCAGGCCCTGATCTAATTGGATGCACAGATGAGCTACCTGTGCAGCTCAGTGGAAGCGTGGTGAACGCTACCGGCGGAACATGGTCCGGTGGAGCTGGAACTATCACTGGGCCATGGGGTACGGCGCAATATCAACCTACACCTCAGGAGATCGCAGCCGGTTCAGTTCAACTCACTTTAACCACCACCGGCAATAGTACCTGTCCTCCTGGTTCGGATATGGTAACGATAAGCCTACCGAACAGTTTCGCTTCACAATCCATCTCTGGTACAAATACGCTTTGCTACGGTGGTACCGGTGGAACAGCCAGCTTCTCACCGAACAATGCTGGTTTCATCTATGCATGGAATGATCCGCAACAACAGACCACGGCTACGGCAACCGGTTTGGCGATGGGTGATTACACGGTATCAGTAACGGATACTTACGGTTGTAGCACACAGATGTCCATCACACTATCGCAGCCCGCTGCCTTGGCCATTGCGAACATTTCCTCAACTGCAGTAACCTGTACAGGTGCAGGAAATGGATCGGCAACAGTAACTCCGAGTGGCGGAACGCCACCTTATACGTACCTCTGGAGCACAGGCGCAACCACTGTAACGACCGTTGCCGGAGTGGGCACGCACACGGTATCTGTTTCTGATGCGAATAACTGCACACCTGTGACAGCCCAAGTGGATGTGACCGCGACTGGATCCCCGAATGCTGCGAATGCAGGACCGGACCTGATCGGATGCATGGGAGCGCCACCAATTCAACTAACTGGATCCGTGATCAACGCTACTGGTGGTTTCTGGAGTGGCGGAACAGGGATCATTAATGGATCGGGAATGACCGCATCCTACGCACCATCCAATAACGATGTGATCGCAGGAGGTGTGGATCTGTACCTGACCACTACAGGAAATATTTCGTGTCCTCCGGATGTGGATACGATCCATATTGCACTAAGCAATAGTTACCTAAATACACAATTGACCTCCTCAGCGGCACTTTGCAATGCTGTAAGCAACGGCACGATCGCAGTAACACCTACACTACCTGGGCTTACGTATCAGTGGAACGATGCAGCGCAACAGACCGCTGCGATCGCAACTGGACTTGCTGCTGGGACCTATACCGTTCTTATCACCGATCAACTCGGCTGTGATAGCTCGTTCTCCGCCACGATCACGGAGCCTACGACACTAACTATCCCGTTGATCAACAGCGTTAACGTGACTTGCCCGGGAGGTAGCAACGGTTCAGCAACAGTTACGATCTCAGGAGGAACACCACCCTATTCAACGCTATGGAGTACCGGCGCAACGTCGAACACGATCACAGGTCTGATGACCGGCAACTTTGGTGTAATCGTAACAGATGGCAATGGTTGTACGGCGCAAAGCAGCATAACCATCGCGGAACCACCACCGATCATTCTAACTGCCCAAGTACCGAATACCGTTTGCGTCAATTCAATTGTTCAGCTTATAGCTCAAGCAAGTGGCGGAACGGGCGATCTATCCTATAACTGGAATGGACTTGGCTATAATGACACGATCAATGTGGCATTCAGCATATCACAAACCATTTCGGTGACTGTTACTGATCAAGCTGGTTGCAGCGGACCAACCGTAACACTGCCGGTCTCGGTACTCGACCTCAGCACTGCCACATTAACAACGTATGGCGATACCACGGTCTGTTCAGGAGGCACGGGGTCGATAGGAGCTGCGCTTTCAAATTACCCCGGTAGTTATGTCCTTTCATGGACTGAGCTTGGAACCAATAGTGCAGGACCATTTACCGTACCAATTACTGAGAATAGCGTTCAACATGTGGTGGTTACCGATCAATGTGGGAATACGTTGTCGGGGTCGGTCTCACTACAGATCGAAACACCACCAAACGTAGAGCTACCTCCGATTATCGCAGAGGCCTGTGCACCGTATACCACGCACTTCCCTAACCTTCAATTAGGCAACGTAACGGTACTCTGGGATCTTGGCAATGGCAGTACTTCCAACCAAGTCTCACCAGCTGTGAACTACCCTCCGGGCACGTATCAGGTCAGTCTTACCGTTACCACACCGCTGGGATGCACTGCAACCAGCCCGGCATATGGGCAGGTGATCATGCACGCACCACCAACAGCCGCATTTACGGCATCATCATGGGAAGTGGACTTTGACAATGCGCTGATCCAATTCACGGATCAAAGCGCCGGTACCATAACAGACTATGCTTGGACCTTTGGCGACGGAGGGACATCAGAACAAGCATCTCCAGCACACAACTATGGAGAGCCGGGTTACTTCCAAGTAGAGTTGTTCGTTGAAGATCAAAATGGGTGTACTTCCATTGCGGATCATACGATACATATCACTCCCGTGTACGATATCGTGATCCCGACAGCATTTACCCCGAATCCGAACGGTAGTGCCGGCGGTCAATGGGTAACCGGTGATCTGAGCAATGATGTGTTCTATCCCTTTGTGCGTTTCGTGGATGAATTCAACATGCGTGTTTTCAATCGCTGGGGTGAATTGATCTTTGAAAGTGACGATCTGAAGATCGGTTGGGACGGATTCTACCGCGGTGAAATGTGCCCGCAGGATATGTACGTCGTACAGACCTGGTATAAGTTCCTTGACGGAAAGGAGATCAAAAAACTGAGTGATCTGACATTGATCCGATGA
- a CDS encoding arginine--tRNA ligase: MFQDRLQAILVPALQQAFKQLFEHDLDAKAIGFQATRPEFEGDVTINVFPFLKISGKGPEPTAQTIGDYLHTHVLEVDRFNVVKGFLNLVIADSYWTRFLTEVGEKDLLQFPATGKKVMVEYASPNTNKPLHLGHLRNIFLGFSVSRILEAAGNEVVRVQVINDRGIHICKSMVAWQKYGNGETPESAGIKGDKLVGKYYVEFDRQMKKQIEELIDKGATKEAAEKEAPILLEAQDMLRKWEANDAEVRALWEKMNGWVYDGFNATYDRMGVTFDKLYYESNTYVLGKNDVLDGLKKGVFYEKDGAIWVDNTPEGLDEKVLLRGDGTSVYMTQDIGTAIKRFEEFPGLSQMIYTVGNEQDYHFKVLFIILKKLGFDWADELHHLSYGMVDLPTGKMKSREGTVVDADDLMEEVVQEARTQGEELSKLDEFSEQERSDLYEMIGLAALKYYLLKVDPKKRMLFDPTASIDLQGHTGPFIQYTYARISSLLRKAGTFDHNFYPALLLAEERVVLKLLHHFPSVLNEAAARLDTSAIANHAYELVKAYNSFYQSLPVLKEEDATKREFRLALSGTVARVIQRAMWLLGIEVPERM, from the coding sequence ATGTTCCAAGACCGGCTCCAAGCAATACTCGTACCCGCATTGCAACAGGCGTTCAAGCAGTTGTTCGAACATGACCTTGATGCAAAGGCAATTGGTTTTCAAGCCACACGACCAGAGTTCGAAGGTGATGTTACCATAAACGTTTTCCCATTCCTGAAGATCAGCGGCAAAGGACCTGAACCTACAGCACAAACGATAGGTGACTACCTGCATACGCATGTTCTCGAAGTGGATCGGTTCAATGTGGTCAAAGGGTTCCTGAACCTGGTGATCGCGGACTCCTATTGGACCCGATTTTTGACGGAAGTTGGGGAGAAGGACCTCTTGCAATTTCCCGCAACCGGTAAAAAGGTGATGGTGGAATATGCTTCGCCGAACACGAACAAACCGTTGCACTTAGGACATTTACGAAACATTTTTCTTGGCTTCAGCGTGAGCCGGATCCTAGAAGCAGCAGGTAATGAAGTGGTGCGTGTGCAAGTGATCAACGATCGCGGGATCCACATCTGCAAAAGCATGGTTGCATGGCAGAAATACGGTAACGGCGAAACACCAGAAAGTGCCGGTATAAAAGGCGATAAATTGGTCGGGAAATACTACGTGGAGTTCGATCGGCAAATGAAAAAGCAGATCGAGGAACTTATTGACAAGGGTGCAACAAAGGAAGCTGCGGAAAAGGAAGCACCGATCTTGCTGGAAGCACAGGACATGCTCCGCAAATGGGAGGCCAATGACGCGGAAGTGCGTGCATTGTGGGAGAAAATGAACGGTTGGGTCTATGATGGGTTCAATGCAACGTATGATCGGATGGGTGTAACGTTCGATAAGCTCTACTACGAAAGCAATACCTATGTCCTTGGTAAGAACGACGTGCTGGATGGACTTAAAAAAGGCGTGTTCTACGAAAAGGATGGAGCTATCTGGGTGGACAACACACCTGAAGGGCTAGATGAAAAAGTGTTACTACGTGGCGATGGCACCAGTGTCTACATGACACAGGATATCGGTACGGCCATCAAGCGGTTCGAGGAGTTCCCGGGATTATCCCAGATGATCTATACCGTAGGGAACGAACAGGACTACCATTTCAAAGTGTTGTTCATCATCCTGAAAAAGCTAGGGTTTGATTGGGCAGATGAACTTCACCATTTGAGTTATGGCATGGTTGATCTACCGACCGGCAAAATGAAAAGCCGTGAAGGCACTGTGGTAGATGCGGACGACCTGATGGAAGAAGTCGTGCAGGAAGCACGCACGCAAGGTGAGGAGCTCAGCAAACTCGATGAATTCAGCGAGCAGGAACGTAGTGATCTTTATGAAATGATCGGACTGGCAGCGCTGAAATATTATTTACTCAAGGTAGACCCGAAGAAACGTATGCTCTTTGACCCTACGGCTAGCATCGATCTGCAAGGACACACCGGGCCGTTCATTCAATATACGTATGCTCGGATCAGTTCGCTTTTGCGCAAAGCAGGAACTTTTGATCATAACTTTTATCCTGCACTATTGCTTGCAGAAGAACGAGTTGTTCTTAAACTATTGCATCATTTTCCCTCGGTGCTGAACGAAGCTGCTGCAAGGCTGGATACCTCGGCAATTGCTAACCATGCGTACGAGTTGGTGAAAGCCTACAACAGCTTCTATCAATCCCTTCCTGTATTAAAGGAAGAAGATGCCACTAAACGAGAATTCCGTTTGGCTTTAAGCGGTACCGTGGCGCGTGTTATTCAGCGTGCCATGTGGCTTCTCGGCATTGAAGTTCCTGAGCGGATGTGA
- a CDS encoding FMN-binding glutamate synthase family protein — MRNVFLVSATAIILLIGTIGYFHPNVLWLFIIVGPLYLLGLYDCIQPRHAILRNFPVIGHLRYMLEAISPEIQQYFIELNTEGKPFSRKQRELAYRRGKNVDDTTPFGTQLELNTDDYEGLRHSIFPAHVMKEAPRVHIGGEACKLPYNASLFNISAMSFGSLSSNAILALNSGAKKGGFYHNTGEGGLSPYHLEPGGDVCWQIGTGYFGCRTKDGKFDPQLFATKSAHVQVRMIELKLSQGAKPGHGGVLPAIKNTPEIAAIRHIEPHTMVLSPPGHSAFNSAQGLLEFVDTLRTLSGGKPVGFKLCIGRTEEFVDICKAMANGAPIPDFITVDGAEGGTGAAPLEFNDSVGMPLVPALIFVHTTLLQYKVRSKVKVIASGKVLSAASLLKMLGLGADICNSARGFLFSLGCIQALRCNTNACPTGITTQDKMLVKGLVVSDKSERVYHFHRNTLRGVMELLAACGKHSIDEIGMDMFMRGDEFTTLQNKYFPNSLDTDRWCDLVPSNAPEEVRATV; from the coding sequence ATGCGTAACGTGTTCCTCGTATCCGCAACTGCTATCATATTGCTGATCGGCACCATTGGTTATTTCCATCCAAATGTCCTTTGGTTGTTCATCATTGTAGGGCCACTGTATCTGTTGGGCCTATATGATTGCATACAACCACGACATGCTATTCTGCGAAACTTCCCGGTCATCGGGCATTTACGTTACATGTTAGAGGCAATATCCCCCGAAATTCAGCAGTATTTCATAGAATTGAATACCGAGGGCAAACCCTTTAGCCGTAAACAACGGGAATTGGCCTACCGGCGTGGAAAAAATGTGGACGATACGACCCCTTTTGGCACCCAACTGGAGTTGAATACCGATGATTATGAAGGGCTCCGGCATTCTATTTTTCCGGCTCATGTAATGAAAGAAGCACCACGTGTGCACATTGGTGGTGAGGCATGTAAACTCCCCTACAACGCTTCTTTATTCAATATCTCTGCCATGAGCTTTGGGTCTCTGAGTTCAAACGCGATCCTCGCATTGAACTCCGGAGCCAAAAAAGGCGGTTTCTATCACAATACGGGCGAAGGCGGCTTAAGCCCCTATCACCTGGAACCAGGCGGCGATGTGTGTTGGCAGATCGGTACCGGATATTTTGGCTGCCGCACAAAGGACGGCAAATTCGATCCTCAGCTTTTCGCAACAAAGTCTGCACATGTGCAGGTGCGCATGATCGAACTTAAGTTATCGCAAGGGGCAAAACCCGGACATGGCGGGGTTCTTCCAGCGATAAAGAATACGCCCGAGATCGCCGCGATACGTCATATTGAACCACATACCATGGTGCTGTCGCCACCGGGGCATAGCGCCTTCAATTCAGCACAAGGTCTGTTGGAATTCGTGGATACGTTGCGTACTCTTTCCGGTGGGAAACCCGTTGGGTTCAAGCTATGTATTGGCCGTACCGAGGAGTTCGTAGACATTTGTAAAGCCATGGCGAATGGTGCACCGATCCCCGATTTCATTACGGTGGATGGTGCTGAAGGTGGTACAGGGGCCGCACCGCTGGAATTCAATGATAGCGTGGGTATGCCATTAGTGCCGGCGTTGATCTTCGTACACACTACACTACTTCAATACAAGGTGCGTAGTAAGGTAAAGGTTATTGCGAGTGGTAAGGTGCTTAGCGCTGCCAGTTTGCTTAAAATGCTCGGATTAGGTGCCGACATATGCAACTCCGCAAGAGGTTTCTTGTTCTCATTAGGATGTATTCAAGCATTACGATGCAATACCAACGCTTGCCCTACAGGAATAACAACGCAGGATAAAATGCTCGTAAAAGGGTTGGTGGTATCCGATAAAAGCGAACGAGTATATCACTTCCACCGGAATACGTTGCGTGGTGTAATGGAATTGCTGGCAGCATGTGGTAAGCACTCGATCGATGAGATCGGGATGGATATGTTCATGCGTGGCGACGAATTCACTACACTTCAAAACAAGTACTTCCCAAATAGTTTGGATACCGATCGCTGGTGTGACCTGGTGCCAAGTAATGCGCCAGAGGAAGTGCGGGCAACCGTGTGA
- a CDS encoding type IX secretion system membrane protein PorP/SprF, producing the protein MKSLRFLLFWLLLISGWMNAFGQDPQFSQFYASPQYLNPALTGNTYQDRIAMNFRLQWPGVQPGYKSYSVAYDHRNAALSSGFGGYVLHDQTGNQGLKFTLLALSYSYEARINRKRALRFGVRGGYTMRGISRDEFLFADQVIRDDASTSVESNIIENISYMDLAGGVVYYSDALWAGVSINHLNTPNQSLLTGGNANLPMRFTFHGGYRIALDDRILSRSETRFTLATIYKAQGKWDQLDVGGYIDHQRLSFGLWYRGLPIAKAYKQGYGNSDAVIMMIGVQTDNKLRFTYSYDITVSKLGLKSGGAHEISLIYEWPKRRKERNYKIVPCPKF; encoded by the coding sequence ATGAAGAGCTTACGTTTCCTTCTTTTCTGGCTCCTGCTTATCAGTGGGTGGATGAATGCCTTTGGACAGGATCCACAATTCTCGCAGTTCTATGCTTCACCGCAATACTTGAATCCGGCATTGACCGGTAACACGTATCAGGATCGCATCGCAATGAATTTCAGGCTGCAGTGGCCCGGTGTACAGCCCGGCTACAAATCGTATTCGGTTGCCTATGACCATCGCAATGCTGCGCTGAGCAGTGGTTTCGGAGGTTATGTCCTGCACGACCAGACCGGTAACCAAGGATTGAAATTCACCTTGCTGGCACTTTCGTATAGCTACGAAGCACGGATCAACCGCAAGAGAGCCTTACGCTTCGGTGTACGTGGGGGCTATACCATGCGAGGCATCAGCAGGGACGAATTCCTCTTTGCCGATCAAGTTATCCGCGATGATGCATCAACATCCGTGGAGAGCAACATCATCGAGAATATCAGTTACATGGATCTTGCAGGTGGCGTGGTTTATTATAGCGACGCATTGTGGGCCGGGGTAAGCATCAACCATTTGAACACTCCGAACCAGAGTCTGTTGACCGGTGGTAACGCGAACCTACCGATGCGTTTCACCTTCCACGGCGGCTATCGAATTGCCTTGGACGACCGTATCTTAAGCCGAAGCGAAACACGTTTCACCTTAGCAACGATCTATAAAGCACAGGGCAAATGGGACCAGCTTGATGTTGGCGGTTACATCGATCATCAACGGCTCAGTTTTGGGCTTTGGTACCGTGGTCTTCCCATTGCAAAAGCGTATAAGCAAGGCTATGGGAACAGCGATGCGGTGATCATGATGATCGGTGTGCAGACCGACAACAAGCTCCGGTTCACCTACAGCTATGACATCACCGTAAGCAAATTGGGATTGAAGAGTGGAGGCGCCCACGAGATCAGCTTGATCTACGAATGGCCGAAACGCAGAAAGGAGCGGAATTACAAGATCGTACCGTGTCCGAAATTCTAG
- a CDS encoding SRPBCC family protein — protein MRALKTILIILLAVAALIVVLGLIGPKTTVVERSTVIAAPVESVYPHISSLKESFKWSPWRDADKDQKTTFSGTDGTVGSIQEWVGDTVGTGSQEIIELESNKHVGSTLKFIEPFESQAKVDLDLATEGDGSKVTWKMTTQNNFMARVMNVFMNMDEMIGPDFENGLTKLKVMSEAEHAAVAAELAAKTFRGYVIETIDRPEMTYVGKRAVTRFADIQRFIGSTYGAVGAALGKAQVPMSGSPSALYFSYDEKGMSADMMPAFPVKAASDIALAGYTTYTTPASKALHIPYMGAYDRSGEAHYAMDEMIKANGLTQYGAVIEEYVTDPMSEKDTAKWLTNIYYLVK, from the coding sequence ATGAGAGCATTAAAGACCATTCTGATCATCCTATTGGCCGTTGCAGCGTTGATCGTTGTACTCGGCCTCATCGGTCCAAAGACCACTGTGGTAGAGCGTTCTACTGTAATTGCGGCGCCCGTCGAGAGTGTATACCCGCACATATCGTCGTTAAAAGAATCGTTTAAGTGGAGTCCTTGGAGAGATGCGGACAAAGACCAGAAAACGACTTTTAGTGGTACGGATGGTACTGTTGGTTCGATCCAGGAATGGGTCGGTGACACTGTTGGTACAGGTTCGCAAGAGATCATTGAACTGGAATCGAATAAGCACGTTGGATCGACGTTGAAATTCATTGAACCATTTGAATCACAGGCGAAGGTGGACCTGGATCTGGCTACGGAGGGTGATGGTTCCAAGGTGACATGGAAGATGACAACTCAGAATAATTTCATGGCTCGCGTAATGAACGTTTTCATGAATATGGATGAAATGATAGGTCCTGATTTCGAGAACGGTCTTACGAAATTGAAAGTAATGTCCGAAGCGGAGCATGCAGCGGTAGCGGCTGAACTTGCAGCGAAAACCTTCAGAGGATACGTTATTGAGACCATAGACCGCCCTGAGATGACCTATGTTGGTAAACGTGCTGTCACCAGGTTCGCTGATATACAACGATTCATTGGATCCACATACGGAGCGGTTGGGGCTGCTTTGGGAAAAGCGCAAGTGCCCATGTCCGGTTCGCCATCAGCATTGTATTTCAGCTATGACGAAAAAGGAATGAGCGCGGATATGATGCCTGCATTCCCTGTTAAAGCCGCTTCAGATATAGCGCTTGCTGGATATACGACCTATACAACTCCTGCATCCAAAGCGCTACATATCCCTTACATGGGGGCGTATGATAGATCTGGCGAAGCACACTACGCGATGGATGAAATGATCAAGGCAAACGGATTGACCCAGTATGGTGCCGTGATCGAGGAATATGTGACCGACCCAATGTCTGAGAAAGATACCGCCAAATGGCTGACCAATATCTATTACCTTGTGAAGTAG